From Aedes albopictus strain Foshan chromosome 1, AalbF5, whole genome shotgun sequence, one genomic window encodes:
- the LOC109408940 gene encoding transmembrane protein 41B isoform X2 yields the protein MTSTSSSSSPAVANGQLKYDTTSNGTNGVHANHRTTTTATTTIPNGTSSSKVECNGTARLAAKTTSESSEDKEEDRSARQSLIILAAIFFTSLFAMIYVYAMFPELDESEKQYIKVPFDIEDAKQLGRVLDRYKDLYYLEVMSGIVLVYIFLQTFAIPGSLFLSILSGFLYNFPTALTLVCFCSALGATLCYLLSQLVGRRLVKHYFPEKARVWSAQVDKHREDLLSYMLFLRMTPFLPNWFINLVAPVIGVPLWPFAFGTFLGVAPPSFIAIQAGKTLYKMTSSSDAFSWTSVTLLMVFSVVSIGPAIFKRYFKSKID from the exons ATGACGtccacatcgtcgtcgtcgtcgccagcgGTAGCGAACGGTCAACTGAAATACGACACCACCAGCAACGGTACCAATGGAGTTCATGCTAATCATCGTACGACTACAACGGCGACCACGACCATTCCCAATGGCACATCCTCCAGTAAAGTGGAATGCAATGGAACGGCGAGGCTTGCGGCGAAAACGACGAGTGAGTCTAGTGAGGACAAAGAAGAGGACCGATCGGCTCGGCAGTCGCTGATCATCCTGGCGGCGATCTTCTTCACCAGCCTGTTCGCGATGATCTACGTTTATGCGATGTTTCCGGAGCTGGATGA GTCCGAGAAGCAGTACATCAAGGTCCCGTTCGACATCGAGGATGCCAAACAGTTGGGACGAGTGCTGGATCGCTACAAAGATCTCTACTACCTGGAGGTGATGTCCGGCATTGTTCTGGTGTACATATT cCTCCAAACCTTCGCCATTCCCGGTTCGCTGTTCCTGTCCATCCTTAGTGGATTCCTGTACAACTTCCCCACGGCCCTGACGCTGGTGTGCTTCTGCTCGGCCCTCGGTGCCACCCTATGCTATCTTCTTTCCCAACTAGTGGGCCGCCGTCTGGTCAAGCACTACTTCCCGGAAAAAGCTCGCGTCTGGTCCGCCCAAGTGGACAAGCACCGGGAAGACCTCCTCAGCTACATGCTGTTCCTGCGGATGACGCCGTTCCTACCCAATTGGTTCATCAACCTGGTGGCACCGGTCATCGGCGTTCCGTTGTGGCCGTTCGCTTTCGGCACGTTCCTGGGAGTGGCGCCGCCCTCCTTCATTGCCATCCAGGCCGGCAAGACCCTGTACAAGATGACCAGCTCGAGCGATGCCTTCAGCTGGACGTCGGTCACGCTGCTGATGGTGTTTTCCGTTGTTTCGATAGGGCCGGCCATCTTCAAGCGGTACTTCAAGTCCAAGATCGATTAA
- the LOC109408940 gene encoding transmembrane protein 41B isoform X1 has translation MDTVETANHFMAFGEASSDKAPLLGATMTSTSSSSSPAVANGQLKYDTTSNGTNGVHANHRTTTTATTTIPNGTSSSKVECNGTARLAAKTTSESSEDKEEDRSARQSLIILAAIFFTSLFAMIYVYAMFPELDESEKQYIKVPFDIEDAKQLGRVLDRYKDLYYLEVMSGIVLVYIFLQTFAIPGSLFLSILSGFLYNFPTALTLVCFCSALGATLCYLLSQLVGRRLVKHYFPEKARVWSAQVDKHREDLLSYMLFLRMTPFLPNWFINLVAPVIGVPLWPFAFGTFLGVAPPSFIAIQAGKTLYKMTSSSDAFSWTSVTLLMVFSVVSIGPAIFKRYFKSKID, from the exons CATCCAGCGATAAGGCGCCGCTCCTGGGAGCTACAATGACGtccacatcgtcgtcgtcgtcgccagcgGTAGCGAACGGTCAACTGAAATACGACACCACCAGCAACGGTACCAATGGAGTTCATGCTAATCATCGTACGACTACAACGGCGACCACGACCATTCCCAATGGCACATCCTCCAGTAAAGTGGAATGCAATGGAACGGCGAGGCTTGCGGCGAAAACGACGAGTGAGTCTAGTGAGGACAAAGAAGAGGACCGATCGGCTCGGCAGTCGCTGATCATCCTGGCGGCGATCTTCTTCACCAGCCTGTTCGCGATGATCTACGTTTATGCGATGTTTCCGGAGCTGGATGA GTCCGAGAAGCAGTACATCAAGGTCCCGTTCGACATCGAGGATGCCAAACAGTTGGGACGAGTGCTGGATCGCTACAAAGATCTCTACTACCTGGAGGTGATGTCCGGCATTGTTCTGGTGTACATATT cCTCCAAACCTTCGCCATTCCCGGTTCGCTGTTCCTGTCCATCCTTAGTGGATTCCTGTACAACTTCCCCACGGCCCTGACGCTGGTGTGCTTCTGCTCGGCCCTCGGTGCCACCCTATGCTATCTTCTTTCCCAACTAGTGGGCCGCCGTCTGGTCAAGCACTACTTCCCGGAAAAAGCTCGCGTCTGGTCCGCCCAAGTGGACAAGCACCGGGAAGACCTCCTCAGCTACATGCTGTTCCTGCGGATGACGCCGTTCCTACCCAATTGGTTCATCAACCTGGTGGCACCGGTCATCGGCGTTCCGTTGTGGCCGTTCGCTTTCGGCACGTTCCTGGGAGTGGCGCCGCCCTCCTTCATTGCCATCCAGGCCGGCAAGACCCTGTACAAGATGACCAGCTCGAGCGATGCCTTCAGCTGGACGTCGGTCACGCTGCTGATGGTGTTTTCCGTTGTTTCGATAGGGCCGGCCATCTTCAAGCGGTACTTCAAGTCCAAGATCGATTAA